A genomic window from Corticium candelabrum chromosome 8, ooCorCand1.1, whole genome shotgun sequence includes:
- the LOC134183770 gene encoding uncharacterized protein LOC134183770 isoform X1, which produces MEENQSSRAIDDALFDAVVQKDVEKASEAIAKSADVNVVARNWGWYGTGLGGYPSALQVACGVGSTDMVDVLIRKEANVKYQEKGMVRVQNIRNCFADEKADVVVYMN; this is translated from the exons ATGGAGGAAAACCAAAGTTCAAGAGCGATTGACGATGCTCTTTTCGATGCTGTTGTGCAAAAGGACGTAGAAAAGGCCTCGGAAGCAATCGCGAAGAGCGCTGACGTCAATGTTGTAGCAAGAAATTGG GGATGGTATGGTACTGGATTGGGTGGTTATCCATCTGCTCTTCAAGTAGCGTGTGGTGTGGGATCAACCGATATGGTTGATGTACTTATAAGAAAAGAAGCCAATGTGAAGTATCAAGAGAAGGGGATGGTGagg gttcagaatattagaaattgctttgccgacgagaaagcggacgtagttgtatatatgaactga
- the LOC134183770 gene encoding uncharacterized protein LOC134183770 isoform X2 — protein sequence MEENQSSRAIDDALFDAVVQKDVEKASEAIAKSADVNVVARNWGWYGTGLGGYPSALQVACGVGSTDMVDVLIRKEANVKYQEKGMVQNIRNCFADEKADVVVYMN from the exons ATGGAGGAAAACCAAAGTTCAAGAGCGATTGACGATGCTCTTTTCGATGCTGTTGTGCAAAAGGACGTAGAAAAGGCCTCGGAAGCAATCGCGAAGAGCGCTGACGTCAATGTTGTAGCAAGAAATTGG GGATGGTATGGTACTGGATTGGGTGGTTATCCATCTGCTCTTCAAGTAGCGTGTGGTGTGGGATCAACCGATATGGTTGATGTACTTATAAGAAAAGAAGCCAATGTGAAGTATCAAGAGAAGGGGATG gttcagaatattagaaattgctttgccgacgagaaagcggacgtagttgtatatatgaactga
- the LOC134182930 gene encoding probable ATP-dependent DNA helicase RecS: MMDDFRAMPDDEAIATAVSSVLTLFDFGVQNLKPLQMLSLRLLVGRRDVFACFPTGFGKSLIFHLLPHVCARLAANGFQQYPADPVVLVVTPLKSLMRDQVAILKRKGFAAAFVGESDSSDAAIKVGKFPYVYGSPEVLVGSREWRCALQANELRERFVAVVVDEAHTVVQWGTACQDVSEEEEPFRVWCGLVGELRSLLDVPCLALTATASASTRKALTLALGLRNAVEIVKSPDRPNIHLSVKRVAPDFETTFDWLLRMIQTLGVACPRVLVYCRTQNACASLYLHFNHTLGKRAFSPEGETLVENRLVEMYHSSTPEANKEAILTSLRAVDGKCRVLFATNALGLGIDVKGLHTVVHWGPANTLESYMQEIGRCGRDGGQSRAVLYYHGQQLQHIDFEMRQYLFDSDTCRRKLLLLPFGAPPVQPETQHQCCDVCARTCSCAKPSDCSGIQDIFWNSHHQEVRDGVHHRSHRPVSLPHIALIRTALLEYKEMEEEIFTPSVQQPQYSSCTHVRPISDDCIQEILSNLTNFSQWEDILNLVPELSDSQSKDIIDLINYVLTYE, from the exons ATGATGGATGACTTCCGAGCAATGCCTGACGATGAAGCCATTGCAACTGCCGTGTCCAGCGTTTTGACGCTGTTCGATTTCGGCGTGCAGAATTTGAAGCCACTGCAGATGCTATCTCTTCGCCTCCTTGTCGGTAGACGGGACGTCTTCGCGTGCTTTCCTACGGGCTTTGGAAAGTCGCTaatttttcatcttctccCGCACGTTTGTGCCCGACTAGCAGCCAATGGCTTCCAGCAATATCCCGCGGATCCTGTGGTGCTTGTGGTGACTCCATTGAAGTCGCTGATGAGAGATCAGGTCGCTATTCTAAAGCGCAAAGGGTTTGCAGCTGCCTTTGTTGGTGAGTCGGATTCGTCAGACGCTGCTATCAAGGTAGGGAAATTCCCCTATGTCTATGGAAGCCCCGAAGTGCTTGTCGGCTCACGCGAGTGGCGATGCGCCTTACAAGCAAATGAGTTGAGAGAGCGGTTCGTGGCCGTGGTAGTGGACGAAGCTCACACAGTAGTTCAGTG GGGCACTGCATGTCAGGACGTTAGTGAGGAAGAGGAACCATTTCGCGTATGGTGTGGCCTGGTTGGCGAGCTGAGGTCGTTGTTGGATGTCCCGTGCTTGGCGCTAACTGCAACTGCCTCTGCATCCACAAGGAAAGCTCTCACATTAGCATTAGGACTCCGCAATGCTGTCGAAATTGTGAAGAGTCCTGATAGGCCAAACATCCATCTCTCAGTCAAAAGAGTAGCTCCCGACTTTGAGACAACTTTCGACTGGCTTCTAAGAATGATTCAGACGTTAGGAGTGGCCTGCCCCAGAGTACTGGTGTACTGCAGAACTCAGAATGCCTGTGCGTCATTGTATTTGCACTTCAACCACACTCTTGGTAAGAGGGCTTTCTCTCCAGAGGGTGAAACTTTGGTTGAGAATCGGCTTGTGGAAATGTATCACTCCAGCACCCCTGAAGCTAACAAGGAGGCAATATTGACATCTCTGAGAGCTGTTGATGGCAAGTGCAGAGTGCTATTTGCCACAAATGCCCTAGGCTTAGGAATTGATGTGAAAGGATTGCATACAGTTGTTCACTGGGGACCAGCCAATACTCTGGAAAGCTATATGCAGGAGATAGGTCGGTGTGGTAGAGATGGTGGACAAAGCAGAGCCGTTTTGTATTATCATGGTCAACAGCTGCAGCACATTGATTTTGAAATGCGACAATATTTGTTTGATTCCGACACATGCCGTCGGAAATTGCTGTTGTTACCCTTTGGTGCACCCCCTGTGCAACCAGAAACTCAACACcagtgttgtgatgtgtgtgcaaGAACGTGTAGCTGTGCAAAACCATCAGATTGTTCTGGTATACAGGATATCTTTTGGAACAGTCATCATCAGGAGGTCAGGGATGGTGTTCATCATAGATCACATAGACCCGTTTCACTGCCTCACATTGCCTTAATTCGGACAGCCCTTCTTGAGTATAAAGAAATGGAAGAAGAGATATTTACACCATCAGTACAGCAGCCACAATATTCATCATGTACTCATGTTAGACCCATTTCAGATGATTGCATCCAGGAGATTTTGTCCAACCTGACTAATTTTAGTCAGTGGGAGGACATTTTGAATTTGGTACCAGAGTTGAGTGACAGTCAATCAAAAGacataattgatttaattaactatgtaTTAACTTATGAGTAG